A genomic stretch from Oleomonas cavernae includes:
- a CDS encoding alpha/beta fold hydrolase, giving the protein MIKRKRPAPAPDDDTPERASRHTLALNPLINLRPEDFVQGAKAILKAVAANPAIAGRQAGRFAGDLRKVIGGKSDKAPASGDKRFADKTWTASPLHRRLMQGYFAMGDAVGGFVEQTSLSDLDKSRAQLVTTMLIDAVAPTNGLLTNPAALRQALDTGGVSVWEGAKNFARDLAKNRGLPSQVDLTAFKVGENLANTPGAVVFKNQLIEVIQYGSLSETVKQRPLVIVPPQINKYYAVDLSPDKSMVRYLLSSGIQTFCVSWRNPTAAERDWGLDTYVAALDEAIDAVCEITGSPDVTLMGSCSGGITAASYAATLAARRQAKVKNIVLAVCVLNYQTMGDSTLGVLITPQTVAAAKKASSLRGVLDGHDLARMFAWMRPNDLIWNYWVNNYLMGNKPPAFDILYWNADTTRLPARLHADYLDFYFSNPFVNAGALTLNGAAVDMGKVEADSYVVAGVTDHITPWKSVFQTAKILGEKTTFILSNSGHLQSLLNPPTNPKASFSTGTIAHKDADQFLADAERRGGSWWLHWREWLETRSRETVAAPSRLGSDAHPATTPAPGTYVYEK; this is encoded by the coding sequence ATGATCAAACGGAAACGCCCAGCCCCCGCGCCCGACGACGACACGCCGGAGCGGGCATCGCGCCACACCCTGGCGCTCAACCCGCTCATCAACCTGCGCCCCGAGGATTTCGTCCAGGGCGCCAAGGCGATCCTCAAGGCAGTCGCCGCCAACCCGGCGATCGCCGGCCGCCAGGCCGGGCGCTTTGCCGGTGACTTGCGCAAGGTCATCGGCGGGAAGTCGGACAAGGCGCCCGCCTCGGGCGACAAGCGCTTCGCCGACAAGACCTGGACCGCCAGCCCGCTGCATCGCCGCCTGATGCAGGGCTATTTCGCCATGGGCGACGCCGTCGGCGGTTTTGTCGAACAGACCAGCCTCTCCGATCTCGACAAGAGCCGGGCGCAACTCGTCACGACCATGCTGATCGATGCCGTCGCCCCGACCAACGGCCTGCTGACCAATCCCGCCGCCCTGCGGCAGGCCCTGGACACGGGCGGCGTCAGCGTGTGGGAAGGCGCCAAGAATTTCGCCCGCGACCTGGCCAAGAATCGCGGCCTGCCCTCGCAGGTCGACCTGACCGCCTTCAAGGTCGGCGAAAACCTGGCCAATACCCCCGGCGCCGTGGTGTTCAAGAACCAGTTGATCGAGGTGATCCAGTACGGCTCGCTGAGCGAGACGGTCAAACAGCGCCCGCTGGTGATCGTGCCGCCGCAGATCAACAAATATTATGCCGTCGACCTCTCGCCCGATAAGAGCATGGTGCGCTACCTGCTCTCCAGCGGCATCCAGACCTTCTGCGTCTCGTGGCGCAATCCCACCGCGGCCGAGCGCGACTGGGGACTGGATACCTACGTCGCCGCCCTCGACGAGGCGATCGACGCGGTGTGCGAGATCACCGGCAGCCCTGATGTAACCTTGATGGGCTCGTGCTCGGGCGGGATCACCGCGGCCTCCTACGCGGCCACCCTCGCGGCGCGCCGGCAGGCAAAGGTGAAGAACATCGTGCTGGCGGTCTGCGTGCTGAACTACCAGACGATGGGCGATTCGACCCTGGGCGTGCTGATCACGCCGCAGACGGTCGCGGCCGCCAAGAAGGCCTCGAGCCTGCGCGGCGTGCTGGACGGCCATGACCTGGCGCGGATGTTCGCCTGGATGCGGCCCAACGACCTCATCTGGAACTACTGGGTGAACAATTACCTGATGGGTAACAAGCCGCCGGCCTTCGACATCCTGTACTGGAATGCCGACACCACCAGGCTGCCGGCCCGGCTGCATGCCGACTATCTGGATTTCTATTTCTCCAACCCCTTCGTCAATGCCGGTGCGCTGACGCTGAACGGCGCGGCCGTCGACATGGGCAAGGTCGAGGCCGACAGCTATGTCGTCGCCGGCGTAACGGATCACATTACGCCGTGGAAATCCGTGTTCCAGACTGCCAAGATCCTGGGCGAGAAGACCACCTTCATCCTCTCGAACAGCGGCCATCTGCAAAGCCTGCTGAACCCGCCGACCAACCCCAAGGCCTCGTTCTCGACCGGCACGATCGCGCACAAGGATGCCGACCAGTTCCTGGCCGATGCCGAGCGCCGTGGCGGAAGCTGGTGGCTGCACTGGCGGGAATGGCTCGAGACCAGGTCGCGCGAGACGGTCGCGGCGCCGTCGCGGCTGGGCAGTGACGCACACCCGGCCACGACACCGGCACCGGGGACCTATGTCTACGAGAAATAG
- a CDS encoding acyl-CoA dehydrogenase family protein → MDGSSEAEIIAIVPTAEEILRRARALIPALKARAEESGRQRRLPAETIAEMQAAGLFRVLQPKRWGGYEMHPNVFYDVLMALAEGDMSAAWCYGVIGCHNWQMALFDDQAGQDVWGKDTSVLISSTYMMTGKAMPVEGGYTFNGRWRFSSGCEHCDWIFLGGLVDPESGNLDARTFLLPRKDYEIVDTWDTHGLRGTGSHDIVVKNVFVPEYRTHKMADGLMCNSPGNAINTASLFRMPFAQIFIRSVSTAAIGALQAMLDAFLEYGAKRTTVTGAKTAEDGSAQLVCAETVAAIDEMKLVLRRNMDVMYDQAARGEFTEIPQRMMYRFQSAEVPERCSNLAQRLFKAGGGAAVFHSKPFARIFADISTARAHAANQMDSIGRNWGGVMLGLDNTDFFI, encoded by the coding sequence ATGGACGGTAGCAGCGAAGCTGAAATCATCGCAATCGTGCCGACGGCGGAGGAAATCCTGCGGCGGGCGCGGGCGTTGATCCCGGCCCTTAAGGCGCGCGCCGAGGAATCCGGCCGGCAGCGCCGTCTCCCGGCGGAAACCATCGCCGAAATGCAGGCCGCCGGCCTGTTCCGGGTGCTTCAGCCCAAGCGCTGGGGCGGCTACGAGATGCATCCCAATGTCTTCTACGACGTGCTGATGGCGCTGGCCGAGGGCGACATGTCGGCCGCCTGGTGCTACGGCGTGATCGGCTGCCACAACTGGCAGATGGCGCTGTTCGACGATCAGGCGGGGCAGGATGTCTGGGGCAAGGATACCTCTGTCCTGATCTCGTCCACCTACATGATGACGGGCAAGGCCATGCCGGTCGAAGGTGGTTACACCTTCAACGGCCGCTGGCGCTTTTCGAGCGGTTGCGAGCATTGCGACTGGATTTTCTTAGGGGGCCTGGTCGACCCTGAGTCGGGCAACCTGGACGCCCGCACCTTCCTGTTGCCGCGCAAGGACTACGAGATCGTCGATACCTGGGACACTCATGGCCTGCGCGGCACCGGCAGCCACGACATCGTGGTGAAGAACGTCTTCGTGCCGGAATATCGCACCCACAAGATGGCCGACGGGCTGATGTGCAACAGCCCGGGCAATGCGATCAACACGGCCTCGTTGTTCCGCATGCCGTTTGCCCAGATCTTCATCCGCTCGGTCTCGACCGCGGCGATCGGCGCCCTGCAGGCGATGCTGGACGCCTTCCTGGAATATGGTGCCAAGCGCACCACGGTGACCGGTGCCAAGACCGCGGAAGACGGTTCGGCCCAGCTCGTCTGTGCCGAGACGGTGGCCGCGATCGACGAGATGAAGCTGGTTCTGCGCCGCAACATGGACGTGATGTACGACCAGGCGGCACGCGGCGAATTCACCGAAATCCCGCAGCGCATGATGTATCGCTTCCAGTCGGCCGAAGTGCCCGAGCGCTGCTCGAACCTGGCTCAGCGCCTGTTCAAGGCCGGCGGCGGCGCCGCGGTGTTCCACAGCAAGCCCTTCGCGCGAATTTTCGCCGACATTTCCACCGCGCGGGCCCATGCGGCCAACCAGATGGACTCGATCGGCCGCAACTGGGGTGGGGTGATGTTGGGGCTCGACAACACCGACTTCTTCATCTGA
- a CDS encoding AraC family transcriptional regulator ligand-binding domain-containing protein produces the protein MAEIGYDLLGAGFEDRVHPPAKVAVTLDLLTAAGIPAQEVLRGTGIAVDDLASPSTRISLSQLMSCYGNAMRLSHDPLLAFRIGSKIHISAYGMYGYAMLCSTNTRRTMEFAARYHLLATPATSISFAERDGTALWTIEPVPHPRLDPPLYAFVAELQMGIHLSLHRDIIGEQFTPATSALPAPRRRDPQRSRQRWGAWCATASRRIPWPMMQAGWTCRRRWATGRPMPP, from the coding sequence TTGGCAGAAATCGGGTACGATCTGCTCGGGGCAGGTTTCGAAGATCGCGTCCACCCGCCGGCCAAGGTGGCGGTGACCCTGGATCTCCTGACGGCTGCGGGAATCCCGGCGCAGGAGGTTCTGCGCGGCACCGGCATCGCCGTTGACGACCTGGCGTCGCCGTCGACACGGATTTCCCTCAGCCAGTTGATGTCCTGTTACGGCAATGCCATGCGCCTGTCCCACGATCCGCTGCTGGCCTTCCGCATCGGCTCGAAGATCCATATTTCGGCCTATGGCATGTATGGCTACGCCATGCTGTGCAGCACCAACACCCGGCGCACCATGGAATTCGCCGCCCGGTATCACCTGCTGGCGACACCGGCGACCAGCATCTCGTTTGCCGAGCGTGACGGGACGGCGCTGTGGACGATCGAGCCGGTGCCCCACCCCCGGCTCGACCCGCCGCTCTATGCCTTCGTGGCCGAGCTGCAGATGGGCATCCATCTGTCGCTCCACCGCGACATCATCGGCGAGCAATTCACCCCCGCGACATCGGCCTTGCCTGCCCCGCGCCGGCGGGACCCCCAACGCTCTCGACAGCGGTGGGGTGCCTGGTGCGCTACGGCCAGCCGACGAATACCCTGGCCTATGATGCAAGCTGGCTGGACGTGCCGCCGCCGCTGGGCAACCGGCAGACCTATGCCACCCTGA
- a CDS encoding VOC family protein: MHIRELGYVVVGSTDKEKWRQFATEVLGLMAIDAPDGRLHLKMDSRQFRFLILPAEQDGLIASGWELQDEPAFTAARDHLVAAGVAVEDGSAEDAAIRHVQAFFSFQDPVGNRHEVYWGPISDFGRFISPIGVSGFVTEGMGLGHVVLPAMGEFDAAHQFWTQVGGFGLSDILKISMAPGMPPMRIQFYHCNPRQHSLALAEMPSPAGCIHVMIEVNSLDEVGRALDRVSAHQVPVLMGLGRHVNDDMVSFYIFTPGGFALEYGWGGVVKDWTNHQAFETTLPSHWGHRLGG, from the coding sequence GTGCACATCCGTGAGTTGGGTTACGTCGTCGTCGGGTCGACCGACAAGGAAAAATGGCGGCAGTTCGCGACTGAAGTGCTGGGCCTCATGGCGATCGATGCGCCCGATGGCCGCCTGCACCTGAAGATGGACAGCCGTCAGTTCCGCTTCCTGATCCTGCCCGCCGAGCAGGACGGCCTGATCGCCTCGGGCTGGGAATTGCAGGACGAGCCGGCCTTCACGGCGGCCCGGGACCACCTGGTCGCTGCCGGCGTGGCGGTCGAGGATGGCAGCGCCGAGGACGCCGCCATCCGCCATGTCCAGGCCTTTTTCAGCTTCCAGGATCCGGTCGGCAACCGCCACGAGGTCTACTGGGGCCCGATTTCCGATTTCGGCCGCTTCATCTCGCCCATCGGCGTCTCGGGCTTCGTGACCGAGGGCATGGGCCTGGGCCATGTCGTGCTGCCGGCCATGGGCGAATTCGATGCCGCGCACCAGTTCTGGACGCAGGTCGGTGGCTTCGGCCTGTCCGACATTCTGAAGATCTCGATGGCGCCGGGCATGCCGCCCATGCGCATCCAGTTCTATCACTGCAACCCGCGCCAGCATTCGTTGGCCCTGGCCGAAATGCCCAGCCCCGCCGGCTGCATCCACGTCATGATCGAGGTCAACAGCCTCGACGAGGTCGGCCGTGCGCTCGACCGGGTTTCTGCACACCAGGTGCCGGTATTGATGGGCCTGGGACGGCATGTGAACGACGACATGGTGTCGTTCTACATCTTCACGCCCGGCGGCTTTGCCCTGGAATACGGCTGGGGCGGGGTGGTCAAGGACTGGACCAATCACCAGGCCTTCGAAACCACCTTGCCCAGCCATTGGGGCCACCGCCTGGGCGGTTGA
- a CDS encoding ferredoxin--NADP reductase: MQYHSLKVAEVITETPDAKSIVFAVPADLHERFAYKPGQFLTLRIGDAEGHVARCYSLASSPFTGEAPKVSVKRVNGGIGSNWICDHLNVGDTVEVLPPAGVFVPKNLDRDLMLFAGGSGVTPVMSILKSALLKGRAKIAFVYANRDERSVIFAQELRDLAARHADRLTVLHWLESVQGLPTVEQLAGLVKPYAATHEAFICGPAPFMDGVVAALQSLKVERSRIHLEKFISLDGDPVAIVAAIEAEAAASPEGQPHTAVEVLLDGATHTVDWPASRHLLDVLLEAGVDAPYSCRMGSCSACMCKLEEGDIRMSKNSILDKNDLAEGWILACQSLPLTPKVKVSFPE, translated from the coding sequence ATGCAGTATCACTCCCTCAAGGTCGCCGAGGTCATCACCGAGACCCCGGATGCGAAGTCGATCGTCTTCGCGGTGCCGGCCGACCTGCACGAGCGTTTCGCCTACAAGCCCGGGCAGTTCCTGACCCTGCGCATCGGCGACGCGGAAGGCCATGTCGCGCGCTGCTACTCCCTGGCCTCCTCGCCCTTCACCGGCGAGGCGCCCAAGGTTTCGGTCAAGCGGGTGAACGGCGGCATCGGTTCCAACTGGATCTGCGACCACCTGAATGTCGGCGACACGGTCGAGGTGCTGCCCCCGGCCGGCGTGTTTGTGCCCAAGAACCTCGATCGCGACCTGATGCTGTTCGCCGGCGGCAGCGGCGTCACCCCGGTCATGTCGATCCTGAAATCCGCCCTGCTCAAGGGCAGGGCCAAGATCGCCTTCGTCTATGCCAACCGCGACGAGCGTTCGGTTATTTTCGCGCAGGAGCTGCGCGATCTGGCGGCGCGCCACGCCGACCGTCTCACCGTGCTGCACTGGCTGGAAAGCGTGCAGGGCCTGCCGACGGTCGAGCAGCTCGCCGGGCTGGTGAAGCCTTATGCGGCGACGCACGAAGCCTTCATCTGCGGCCCGGCACCGTTCATGGACGGTGTCGTGGCGGCCCTGCAAAGCCTGAAGGTCGAGCGTTCGCGCATCCATCTGGAGAAGTTCATCTCGCTCGACGGCGATCCGGTCGCCATCGTCGCCGCGATCGAGGCGGAAGCGGCCGCGTCGCCCGAGGGCCAGCCGCACACCGCGGTCGAAGTCCTGCTGGACGGCGCCACCCACACGGTCGACTGGCCGGCCTCACGCCACCTGCTCGACGTGCTGCTCGAGGCCGGCGTCGATGCGCCCTATTCCTGCCGGATGGGCAGTTGCAGTGCCTGCATGTGCAAGCTCGAAGAGGGCGACATCCGCATGTCCAAGAACAGCATCCTGGACAAGAACGACCTGGCCGAAGGCTGGATCCTGGCCTGCCAGTCGCTGCCGCTGACGCCCAAGGTCAAGGTCAGCTTCCCGGAATAA
- a CDS encoding alpha/beta fold hydrolase — protein MAQEFAFNHARLCRRLVLAATSPGVLMVPGSLSTMLKLVTPRRYYDRDYLRRNAAKIYGGAFGRDLGLVDQHFQGMTGTGGLGYALQLLAMSGWTSLPWLPLIRQPTLVLMGSDDQLVRPINGRILASLIPRAHLEMIEDGHMFIVSRPQETAAVIEAFLSRP, from the coding sequence GTGGCCCAGGAATTCGCCTTCAACCATGCCCGGTTGTGCCGCCGGCTGGTGCTGGCGGCAACCTCGCCCGGCGTCCTGATGGTGCCGGGGTCGCTCTCGACGATGCTCAAGCTCGTCACGCCGCGGCGCTACTACGACAGGGATTACCTGCGCCGCAATGCCGCCAAGATCTATGGCGGCGCCTTTGGCCGGGATCTGGGCCTGGTCGACCAGCATTTTCAGGGGATGACCGGCACCGGCGGGCTCGGCTATGCCTTGCAATTGCTGGCCATGAGCGGCTGGACCAGCCTGCCCTGGCTGCCCCTGATCAGGCAGCCGACGCTGGTGCTGATGGGCAGCGACGATCAACTGGTGCGGCCCATCAACGGCCGGATCCTGGCCTCGCTCATCCCCCGGGCGCACCTGGAGATGATCGAGGACGGGCACATGTTCATCGTTTCGCGGCCGCAGGAGACCGCCGCGGTCATCGAAGCGTTCCTGTCCCGGCCCTGA
- a CDS encoding flavin reductase family protein translates to MTDTCALPATPALEETVPAELAAAFKAAMRRLAATVTVVTTGNADERHGMTATAVTSVTTNPPALLVCVNQSASLHPVMATGTRFCINLLHSGHADVASAFGGKLTGAARFSAGEWAQNDQGVPYLVDAQANLFCRVDALMLYGTHTIFVGRVDEVRLHGEIAP, encoded by the coding sequence ATGACCGACACCTGCGCCCTGCCCGCCACCCCGGCCCTGGAAGAGACGGTTCCCGCCGAACTTGCCGCTGCCTTCAAGGCCGCGATGCGGCGCCTGGCGGCCACGGTCACCGTGGTCACCACAGGCAATGCGGACGAGCGTCACGGCATGACCGCCACCGCCGTGACCTCGGTCACCACCAACCCGCCGGCGCTGCTCGTGTGCGTCAACCAATCGGCCAGCCTGCACCCGGTGATGGCGACGGGCACCCGCTTCTGCATCAACCTGCTGCACAGCGGCCACGCCGACGTGGCCAGCGCCTTCGGCGGCAAGCTGACCGGCGCGGCGCGCTTCAGCGCCGGCGAGTGGGCGCAGAACGACCAGGGCGTGCCCTATCTGGTCGATGCCCAGGCCAACCTGTTCTGCCGGGTCGACGCCCTCATGCTCTACGGCACCCACACGATCTTCGTCGGCCGGGTGGACGAGGTTCGCCTGCATGGCGAAATCGCCCCCTGA
- a CDS encoding alpha/beta fold hydrolase, whose product MDDVAAGESEIEVREIDVGGQKLCVAVKEGASGQPPLLLFNGIGANWELARPFLNALTGRTAIIFDVPGIGKSPLPLLPYRPCSIASLGARIVQRLGFDRVDAAGVSWGGGWPRNSPSTMPGCAAGWCWRQPRPAS is encoded by the coding sequence GTGGACGATGTAGCAGCGGGTGAAAGCGAAATCGAGGTTCGCGAAATCGACGTGGGCGGCCAGAAGCTGTGTGTCGCCGTCAAGGAGGGGGCATCCGGCCAGCCCCCTCTGCTGCTGTTCAACGGCATCGGCGCCAATTGGGAATTGGCCCGGCCGTTCCTGAATGCCCTGACCGGGCGGACGGCGATCATCTTCGATGTCCCCGGCATCGGCAAATCGCCGCTGCCCCTTTTGCCCTATCGCCCGTGCAGCATCGCCAGCCTGGGCGCGCGGATCGTCCAAAGGCTGGGATTTGACCGGGTCGATGCCGCCGGCGTGTCCTGGGGCGGGGGGTGGCCCAGGAATTCGCCTTCAACCATGCCCGGTTGTGCCGCCGGCTGGTGCTGGCGGCAACCTCGCCCGGCGTCCTGA
- a CDS encoding cation diffusion facilitator family transporter translates to MADGHHDHAHHGHDHHDHDHGHDHHDHSHGGHGHSHAPADFGRAFAIGISLNLGFVIVEAAYGLIAGSLALVADAGHNLSDVLGLVIAWIAATLARRRPSARRTYGMKRSSILASLTNAVLLLIAVGAIVFEAVRRLDNPAPVAETTVIVVAAIGIAINLGTALLFARGRKGDINIRGAYLHMAADAAVSLGVVVAGFAMMATGWLWLDPLVSLGIALVIVLGTWGLLRESIDLALDAVPAGIDEQAVKAHLAALPGVTAVHDLHIWAMSTTETALTAHLVRPGHAVDDLFLGKVADELHGRFRIGHVTIQIEAGNGDPCRLEPAEVV, encoded by the coding sequence ATGGCCGACGGTCACCATGATCACGCGCATCACGGCCATGATCACCACGATCATGACCATGGGCACGATCATCACGACCATAGCCACGGTGGCCATGGCCACAGCCATGCTCCGGCGGACTTCGGCCGGGCTTTCGCCATCGGCATTTCGCTCAACCTGGGCTTCGTCATCGTCGAGGCCGCCTACGGCCTGATCGCGGGCTCGCTCGCCCTGGTTGCCGACGCCGGCCACAACCTGTCGGACGTGTTGGGCCTGGTCATCGCCTGGATCGCCGCGACGCTGGCCAGGCGCCGCCCTTCGGCGCGGCGGACCTACGGCATGAAGCGCAGTTCGATCCTGGCCTCGCTGACCAATGCCGTGCTGCTGCTGATCGCCGTCGGCGCCATCGTGTTCGAGGCCGTGCGCCGGCTGGACAACCCGGCCCCGGTGGCCGAGACGACGGTGATCGTGGTCGCCGCCATCGGCATCGCCATCAACCTGGGCACGGCCCTGCTCTTTGCCCGCGGCCGCAAGGGTGACATCAACATCCGCGGCGCCTATCTGCACATGGCAGCCGATGCCGCCGTCTCCCTGGGCGTGGTCGTCGCTGGCTTCGCCATGATGGCGACCGGCTGGCTGTGGCTCGACCCGCTGGTCAGCTTAGGGATAGCCCTGGTGATCGTGCTGGGCACCTGGGGCCTGCTCAGGGAATCGATCGACCTCGCCCTCGACGCGGTACCAGCCGGCATCGACGAGCAGGCGGTCAAAGCCCATCTCGCCGCCCTGCCCGGCGTCACCGCCGTCCACGACCTGCACATCTGGGCCATGAGCACCACTGAAACCGCCCTGACCGCCCACCTGGTGCGGCCCGGCCACGCTGTCGACGACCTCTTTCTGGGCAAGGTCGCCGACGAACTCCATGGCCGTTTCCGCATCGGCCATGTCACCATTCAGATCGAGGCAGGAAACGGTGACCCTTGCCGGCTGGAGCCGGCCGAGGTGGTGTGA
- a CDS encoding helix-turn-helix transcriptional regulator, with translation MRYGQPTNTLAYDASWLDVPPPLGNRQTYATLIPLCDDLLADLMQRQGIAGKVRSILLQDLSNPPGLEATAGALKMPARSMRRQLGLQGTTFQKVLDEARSQIAAKYLRTTAMTVEDIAAALGFSDAANFRQAFRRWTSRSPRDFRATPDMAAVPHLQGAAGQIQP, from the coding sequence GTGCGCTACGGCCAGCCGACGAATACCCTGGCCTATGATGCAAGCTGGCTGGACGTGCCGCCGCCGCTGGGCAACCGGCAGACCTATGCCACCCTGATCCCGCTGTGCGACGACCTGCTGGCGGATCTGATGCAGCGCCAGGGCATCGCCGGCAAGGTGCGGTCGATCCTGCTCCAGGATCTCAGCAACCCGCCCGGCCTCGAGGCAACGGCAGGGGCGCTGAAGATGCCGGCGCGCTCGATGCGCCGGCAGCTCGGCCTTCAAGGCACGACGTTCCAGAAAGTGCTGGACGAAGCGCGCTCCCAGATCGCCGCCAAATACCTGCGCACCACCGCCATGACGGTCGAGGATATCGCCGCCGCGCTGGGCTTCAGCGATGCCGCCAATTTCCGCCAAGCGTTCCGCCGCTGGACCAGCCGGTCGCCGCGCGACTTCCGCGCCACCCCCGACATGGCGGCCGTCCCGCACCTCCAGGGCGCCGCTGGCCAGATACAACCCTAA